A single Fundulus heteroclitus isolate FHET01 chromosome 4, MU-UCD_Fhet_4.1, whole genome shotgun sequence DNA region contains:
- the si:ch73-130a3.4 gene encoding THAP domain-containing protein 6: MPHSCAALDCTKRCTVQTRSLGITFHRFPKEAVMKKRWVKAVRRKGFSPSTASRLCSEHFNTEDFDRTGQTVRLRDGVVPSVFSFSTPPKKRRAAKTTKTSSIKQESKAAESSPPAHKPEPQPAPDLDHSYALPPSLGDMKAKLIEALERVENLEREMRNAKDRERRAKNALQVLLEDLKEKNLVNEELKQKLEL, from the exons ATGCCTCATTCGTGTGCTGCGCTGGATTGTACGAAACGCTGTACGGTCCAAACCAGATCCCTGGGGATCACCTTTCACAG GTTCCCTAAAGAAGCCGTCATGAAGAAACGATGGGTGAAAGCCGTCAGGAGGAAGGGTTTCTCTCCCAGCACAGCCTCCAGGCTCTGCAGCGAGCATTTTAACACGGAGGACTTTGACAGGACCGGTCAGACCGTCAGACTCAGAGATGGAGTTGTTCCCTCAGTCTTCAGTTTCTCTACTCCGCCCAAGAAG CGACGGGCAGCTAAAACAACCAAGACTTCATCCATCAAACAAGAGAGTAAGGCAGCGGAGAGTTCACCGCCTGCGCATAAACCAGAACCTCAGCCCGCTCCCGATTTA GACCACTCCTACGCACTGCCTCCGTCTCTGGGCGACATGAAGGCAAAGCTCATCGAGGCCTTGGAGCGGGTCGAGAATCTGGAACGGGAAATGAGGAACGCCAAGGATCGGGAACGGAGAGCTAAAAACGCCCTGCAAGTTCTCCTGGAGGACCTGAAGGAGAAGAACCTCGTAAACGAAGAACTAAAACAGAAGCTTGAGTTATAG